atatcattaaaacattttttctacttCTTCACCCTATCTGTTAtgagattttactgttttagatccttgaaatgttaaatatttgatGTCTGTTATTGTTCATGAAATCGTTATATTCCTGGAGCTTTTAATGATGGTACAGTTTTTTGGTATATCTAAGAAGACCATATAtggaagaaacaggaagtgtgtcAGGTGCCTTACCTGCTGATTGCTAATCAGGAGCCACCTGTGGCAGGTGAGTTGATATATAGGGTGAAAAAGTCTGTCGGTTGTTGCCCTGAGAAAGGTCGGTAGAGCTGAAACATTGGTCCCTGAAACAAATAATATCTTATGAAAAGATGGCTGCTATAGTTCATCATTGCATCAATGATCGGTGTGAATACTACTGCAACGTATGTCACATGACTGCCACAGCCATCCAGGCAAATCTGTAAAATGTACACACTGAAAGCATATATGATCATAGCACAGTTATGAGGTGCACAAACACTCTCCAACATACAGGGTTACACCATGTAGCTGTGTGAAATCCTGTGAAAAATGTTGTAGGCTATAACTCATTCCTCAGAGACACACATCCAAAGGGGTACGTCTATTTGAAGGGGAGGTATCAGCACTGTGGAGAAGTccagattatatatatatatctatggCAGGAGAATATACTCTCCGATTACAGGCTTCTCtataatattgtaaaaatatactgtatgaacagCAATATGGGTTTAGATCTAATAGGGAAACTTGGAGCTTGTGGAGGAAATATCACCTGCAATAGAAAATAAGGAATATGCAGTGGGAGTATTCATGGATCTcaaaaagcatttgatacagttgaCCAGGACTTATTATCCAAGAAATCAACAAATACTGAAGGTTACTTGTGGGGTTCCCCTGGGCTCAGTGTTAGGaccattgttgtttattttgtacataaataGTATATTTAAGGTTTCCAAAATATTTAACTatatttgcagatgatacacatttattttgtcacagtaatAATTTGGAACAACTTTTGGATACAGTGGAAAAAGAACTGGAAATGCTAAAGAGTGAAACACTTAAACTAACTAACACTTATTTAACTTTATAATATTTGAGAAGTGATCAACTAACTCATACAGGAAACCCATGATGAATGATGTAGAATAGGAAGagtgaaattaaatttgttGGAGTAATATTGGATAATAAATTATGATTGAAGCCACATAAATTATATCAAAGCTAAAAGTCAATTTCAATACTATATAAAGATCCtctaaataaagttttgttatACACCTTATGCTGTTCCTTCATAGTCCAACATATaacttactgtgtgtgtgtgtatatctcaAATGTAGCTCAgtctaaaaaaaagttttcattttagacaaatatgtaaataaataaagatcaataaatcatttttaaatgtttaaaaagtattcTATTCAAACCAgttaagtttaatgtttaatacaGTTCATAGTGAATTAAAAACAGGCAGATGAATAaatctttgtcattgtgttggtGAAGTTCATGCAGTTCAAGTAGTTTGTTTGCTGTTCACATGAGAGCAGCGTGTTTATGTCACAACCTAGTCCCAGAGGACATAAAGTTGTCCATCTTAACATGTTGTTGATTTGATTGGTTGTTACCAACCTGTCAGCCAATTGTAAAGGTGGAGGGGCGGGATGTAGAGGAGACCCCGCAGAGTAAAGCCACGGGCTGGTCAGACGACGAACAGGAGCTGTGTGAAGGTTGTTTACGCTGTTGAAGACATGGACGTATAAAGAAATGACTTGTCTctctatcagaatttgatccatttggtccgatcacatttcaaaagcctagaggagccgcacgattgaattgtttcatccccattcaagttagccggaggccTAAACCGGAAGTAGTCGACTCGGCCGGCGACCGTtactagtgcgcatgctctatgggccgcatgaacggggccccgccgcCGACGCTGTATCCAATTCTCTTTGTACATCCATGGATGAAGACTGTTTATGTTCGTTGTGTTGATGGATGCAGAGTTTTACCGACGGGTAACGGACATAATAGCCACATGCAGAAGGTAAATAACctctgtgtatgtattttttgtatcGCTTCATCACGACGTAGTGCGTGTAAAAGGTAGATGCTAATCGCGATTAGCGCGTTAGCGCGCTAGTTATATTAGCACATATTTCACcgtagtagcagctaatgttactgtttgttgCTAGTATGTGTTAATGTCAATTAGTTAAAAGCTCAAAATGCACTCGGCATGAGAAGTAAAGGAGCTTTAGGACGAGTTAAGTGACTGAGAACAACTGTCATGTACGTCTAATAGACTGAGGACCAGGAAACAGTCCTTGGACTCTATGGACGAGTTGATGTCTCCCGCTCAGTTTTCACTTCGTCTGGACTTGTCGCCCGCCAGCCTGTAACCTCACTCATCATTCCTCTCGTCATGCATCGCCCATGTTTCAACTCAGGGATTTGTGAGTAACTATTAACCAGTGCACCTGCTATTTTATTTTGTAGCTTGCATTTGCTAGTGCAGCGGCCATTTGTTTCAGGTCACTACGCTCCGAGCAACGACTCAGACCTGCAACGTTTGGTTCTGGTTTTAAAGgacactgttttattttggttgctgtgtgtgtgtgtgtgtgtgtgtgtgtgtgtgtgtgtgtgtgtgtgtgtgcccttaAATTAGGAGCTCCGTTATTGGTAAATAAGATAAAGAGAGGTCATAACTTCTGAGAAAGGTAGGAAAGCAAAAGGGAAATACATTTAAGTTTTGtgtaatagttttattttattaattggtttaaatattggttttattaaaggggacgtattatccttttccatatttttatttatatatatatattatgcgtgtatttgtgtgtcggatgttcatgttaaaactGGCCAACGTttcaaataacgaggtaaacgtatgtcacagtaatccctgtgagcagaaagcagcagcttcagactgctctgaacgctgtttctaacttgtttttttctactttcagcccaagctgaCGTCAGTTCGTGACGGATTTcgttatatggacatctgctacatGCACAGCACACAAGTTTGTGTaaacaaaaccacatagagaacCAAGAAACccactttttattaaatttaaagGCTCTAAAATTTAAAGATTAGGTTGAATTTAAAACGGTTCAAATCATGTACAAAGTTAAAAATCAATTGTTACCTAAAagtatccaaaagttgtttcaaatgagagaaagtcAACATGACTTGTGCAATAAATGATAAGTGAGGACTaatgtaaaatatcattgtattaCAGTCAAAGGAGTTAATTTATGGAACAGCTGCAGTGAGGAACtgaaaacatgtagaacatTTAGTAAgtttaaatgaacatttaaaaatagcatattaaacaaatatgacatGACAATCAGAAAGAGACTGGCATAGAAGGACAGGGGAAGTTGttattggtttgttttttttgtcttaatatcttgtgatcattttaacccaaaacatGAGTACTAACAGCAACCATGAAAAGCTTTATATACCAAAATAAAGCCCTTCATCTGCTGATTTCAGGGAGCCTGAACACGTTATTTGGCCCTATAGTATTTGTGAAGCAGCTTGAACTAATATGTCTGTTTCTCATGTTCCTGCAGTGCTATAAAACTGATataacctttgacctctgtgtATCACCCAAATTTAACTTCACACAAAGTGCACATAAAACAATCATCACAGCTGTGTCTTTTGACCAAAAGTGACCAGAGTGTGATATGTATTACAGCTTTTGAGTTAGCTGAGCTATCTAGTCCAAttaaggcatttttcattattgggCCCTTGGTGTTTACGAGGGAGTTGTGCACTAAGCCGCCATCcaaatgttattataataaGACAAGCTATACTTCAACATACTCATTCTGGTTTGTTTGGCTGTAAAATGAAAGTTTAAACAGTATATTAATGACATTTATTAACACATCTTACCAGAGACCTGAGACAGCTATCAATAGAACAACATTTTGGGGGGGAAATGAATCATGATGGTTAGCTTACTTTGAGTGCAGCTGGTTCAAGTCATTGGAGGCATTATAGATTGGCCTCCCCGTGGTGGAGATGAAGAACCATTCATCTTCCTCTGCGTCATCCCTCTTGTGCGTCTTGGAGTTCAGGAGTTGTGGCTGCACCCGTGTGAAATACATGTCAACCCGCTGTCGGCAgaggaaaaatagaaataaagattaaattCTGCTCTTGAACAAGTTCTGACAGATTCTCTCAGGAAATTTGATGAACTCCTCTTCCTGTGACAGGTCAAACGTGGCCACTTGTTGTGCAGCATTCTTGTGCTCCTCTACACTAATAATGGTGTTGCCTGACTTGTTCGTCTTTCTGACAATCCACTCCTGCACCTGCACAAAACAAGGATATTACATTGATTAGTAAGGATAATGGCAAAAAATATCAGAGGACATTTACTAATAATCACATAAAGGACTCTGAAGTTCCTTTGGTGCCACTTACGTCTAGCTCCAAGAGGAAACCCGGCCACCAGAACTGTTTTTATCTCAGGATAGAGATGTTTTACCGCCTTTTTGAACTTCTCATACTTCTCGACCTTCCTTTCCTCCACATCCAACAGCGTGCATTCTGTTTTTTCAAACAGATAGTCACGTCAAGAATCAAGGCAGTGCGATCCCGGATCATGATGAGGTCCAGTACTCCCGTAACACTGTCTCCAGACACAAGTCTTTTTTCCCTCATCACATGCCAGCACATGTCTTATTCCTCCTTTTTAAGGTCgtcacatattttgttttgctggGGATTTCCTTTTGAGCTTTACATAGTCCCCAATAATATGCTGCAtggtctctttttcttgttcacAGAGTCTGCACGGTTGTGACTCCTTGGGCCCCCTTCCTCTCGACAGCAGTGAGAGGTTAGGGAGTGTGTTGGTACGGAGTTGCAGTGCCGTGATTAGTTCGGATTGTTTCAGCCGATGCTTCTCTGGGTCCCGGGTCCAGCTGTTGGAGATTTTGTCATTCCTGAACACAACAGTGCCCAAGCCCTGCCTCACCAATTTGCTCCAGTTGTCaaacaccctctctctctccaggctgACGTGTTTACCCCGCTTGTGTCGATTTGCCCTAGGTCCAGCTGACTTGTTTTCTCGGGCTTTGGGAGGGAGGCTCTGGAGATTGTTTTGGTGCACTGGTCGGTTGAGTTGTACAGAGACATCATTCTCTTGAGCTGGATTGCTGAGATGTGTGCAGCCATTTTCGTGATGAAAAGTCCCCCATCCACACACCTGCTGTACAGCAGGCCGTCGGTGGTGAAAGGCTCCAGATGGAGTCATTTCTTCACCTGTGTGCCAATGTCCCTGTCACATTCGTCCAGCGCCGTTTGAGAGGCCGAGCCGTGGTCTGCGACGTACACCACCCGTGGAATGGCGTACGTTCTCAAAAGCTTGACCTTCTGAGATGGTTTCAGGGGGACCTTGGATATCTTGTCCATCaaatcttttattgttttctgagTGGGGTTTCAGGATCCTTTTCCAGGGAACTTTTGAGAGAGTTCCGAGTGGGTCAGGGTGTAAGACCCGCCACTCTTGACTGCGATCTAAGTGATGACAAGCGATCAAGCCAAGTGACTCCTCTGACTGACTGTGATAGGACAGGTCGCCTGCTGTCATAGAAGGAAAGATGTGGTCCACCCCGAGACGGGAGCATGCTCGTCAGCCGACGGCATGTGTTGCTGGAGTAGGGGCGGCTCCAGGCAGCACGGACATGGCGAGTGGAGTAGTAGTCAGGAGCAGGCTACTACTcaagagaaggaaggaggagagcCCAGCTGGGACTCCTACCAGGAGAAAGGTACCACCTGGAGCGAGGAGAGCTCTCTTCCCGGCTGTGAGGAGAGCGGGAATGATCTTCCTTAGCACGGAGAAGGGATGGAAGCCCAAGCGGGCTAACACTGAACCCCACACCCAGCCTCTCCAACATGTGGAGAAGTGGATCCAGTACCAGATTGAAGTGCAGTGGAGACATCGGATCGCCCTGTTTCACGCCCCCACCCTGATCCCGATCTTTCTGATGTCGCCTTTAGCAATTTTTACTGTCGAGTAGCAATTCCTGTAGGAGTCCTTGATGAGACCTTTGATCAACTCATCCACTCCACGTCTCTCAAGCACCTCGGCAATATGCTTGTGGGAGACGGTGTCGAAGGCCTTGGTCAGATCAATGAACACTACGGCTAGCCGTGTGGCATGTCGCTCAGTGTGAGGTCTTAAAAGTACTTACACACTTACCGCAGATGAAAAGAATCACCCTTGGCTTGTGTGCTTTCCTTAGGTGAGTCTTGGCGGCCCGCACCGAGCCCAGACTAGCGGCGCAGAACCTGCACGTTTGGACTAGCCATGGTACCGTCGCAGGAGCGCGCACAGCAGTCGCCTCCGTAACGCTGAGGGCTGGGGTTGGTCTCTTCCCGTCTCCTGTCGTGGTTGTTCTTAGGAGGGGGACACCTGCATTACTGTTTGACAGGTGTACTGCCCCAGTCAAACCACTGTCCCCGGAGCAGGGACTTTGCTCTGTGGACAGTGGCACACTTGCAACGATTTCATAATTCAGATGAATCGTgttgcacacaaacataaaacgGGTGTCCACGCATGTAGTGTGAGGCTCCAAGTCTAACGAGATAATCTGTGTTCATGTCAGACGCTCCTGTGAATTCACAGTAATTTACCTTTTTAGTTTGGCTTTTTGCGAGCTCGCAAACATCACATATGCTGAAACCCCCTGGatcatgaaaggaaaaaccttaaaaacattgaaatgtgGGTCCTCCCTAAGAGCCTTGGACTATCTTTTAGTGTCCTGGAAactattttttatcatttttgattatataatgtatatataggGTTTTTATGAATTTTGACACAATTTAACTTATTTCCTTGCAAACGGTCACATCAAAAGCACATGCAATGAAAAGAGGAGGCCATACCGTGTGTTTTGAActgtattttgtctgtttttagtAGATTTGGTGTTTACATTAATTTGTTTGAGTAATATGCCAGCCACTGATCaatggtttttaaaaatgcagacGGCACAAAACCTGTCAGGGATGGAACACGTTGGTCACTTTGGTGTTTAAAAGACACAGTTGAGAGCTTTGTGTTGGTGTACAACTTGCATCTGTGCAGCAACTTTTAGTGCaatggaggtcaaaggtcagagctTTTTACCAGGCTTACCtgaacatgaaaaacatcataGCATAATATTTTGGCTTTGTGAACTTGTGTTTACATTCTGAACAAACTGCAAATCCTGAGCTTTAATTTGGCGTATATCCTTCTGGTATGCTTGTAATTTAAAATCAGGACAGGCCTGCACGTTTTTTTATAATTTCCAGTGTTATCCCAAACACACATGCTGCCCAGGATTACCTGAGACATTTCTCCAAATGCTCCGATTGCGTTACTGCCGCAGAGACGCCTGAGGCAGCGTTGTTTTCATCTCCATGAGATGAATCCCAGGATGCTGGACTTTAATGGGGTGTCGGAGCGTCGTTTATGCCACAGTCATAATTCACACACATAACAGGGTAGACTGAAGAGCCCTGGGAACTGAAATTGAATCTGagctttaaaatgtgatatgaCTCCAGTAAATCAGATCATGCTAGCCTGAAAGACCAGGTTAAATATGGAGACTAGATCTGACATCTGACCCACCTCTGGAAGCTGATTGAAATCCACCACGCTGAAAGTCTGGTTATTAGCAGCCATGGAAAGACAACACTTAGCTGCTCCTgtctcctcccccctctccttagggactcctccctcctcctccagtctcctcatctcctcagcaactcctccctcctcctcctcccatctcttcagctcctccatcctcctcctcctcccatctcttcagctcctcctccctccatcctccctcctcctcccatctcttcagctcctcctccctccatcctcccatctcttcagctcctcctccctccatcctcctcctcctcccatctcttcagctcctcctccctcctcctcccatctcttcagctcctcctccctcctcctcctcccatctcttcagctcctcctccctccatcctccctcctcctcccatctcttcagctcctcctccctcctcctcccatctcttcagctcctccatcctcctcctcctcccatctcttcagctcctcctccctccatcctcctcctcctcctcccatctcttcagctcctcctcccttctcctcccaTCTCCTCAGCAACTCCTCCCTCcagcctccctcctcctcccatctcttcagctcctcctccctccatcctccttctccccccatctcttcagctcctcctccctccatcctcctcctcctcctcccgtcTCTTTAGCTGCTCCTCCCTCCTCATCCACCCATCTCTTTAGCGActtctctggggaacacccccagctccgggagtgatgttcaaacaaggaaatgtgcatcatgtagcaggtggatgtgactcccctcattgagacctgctgatagatgtaacagcggagcagaagagagagactgagatagtgatgtaacagACATGCGTGCTGGTATTCgacatgttttttggggggggtttcttcccgaatacaaataatttttaaaatatttatatgaaacaaattttagttaaaaaaaaaaacactatacgTGCTTTGCTGACTAAAtgatttgtattcgggcacaacCCTAATCTCTACTCTCTTCTGGGCTCATTTCTTTAGGAGCTACTACACAATCTTGTTAAGATGCTCCAGATgctcactgacacacaaacaggattgttcctcctcctgctttaaCTTCTTTATCACCTGGCTGCTATGAAATCTCtctaaagtttgtttttctttttgcataaAGTTTGTAAGCCCATTTTTTATCCAAGGCTTTTTATTATAACCACGTTTATGTTAACATGGTGTTGTTGGACAATGTTTATCATACAATGATAAGtcatatatttatcatatttcatattaatCATATATTGCAAACACAGATAAATAGTCGCTTAATGTTGCACAAATGGAGGTTTTTCTACTGGGCTTGGTGATCAATGGGTATAGCCCTCTTCTATATAATGCATCCAgaaaatctgatgttttatgtttagaTACATTTAGGAGgtcaatattaaataaatctCCACAGattgcagatgttttatttatattaattctTTCAAACTATCTTAAAATGTTTCTACATGTGACCCCGATGTTCTGTATACACAAGTATATTCCTCATCCCTCTTGCTTCAATTCCCATGGTTATGCATTAAATCATCAATTACAGTTGTCATATATTCGACTGGTTTGCATCTCAAGTCACTGTCCACATACTGGGCCACACCCCCTCCCCTGTTGTTGGTTCTATTGATATAAAGAAGCTCAAAACCGTCAATATGGAAATCAATACCTTTTTTTGATTTAACCATGTCTCAGATAAGgctattgaattgaatttaagtttaaatatattcaaattttCATTGATCTTAGTGAAGTTTGCA
The nucleotide sequence above comes from Thunnus thynnus unplaced genomic scaffold, fThuThy2.1 SCAFFOLD_41, whole genome shotgun sequence. Encoded proteins:
- the LOC137178739 gene encoding uncharacterized protein, which produces MGRMNGAPPPTLYPILFVHPWMKTVYVRCVDGCRVLPTGNGHNSHMQKTEDQETVLGLYGRVDVSRSVFTSSGLVARQPVTSLIIPLVMHRPCFNSGIWTPPSSSSLLISSATPPSSSSHLFSSSILLLLPSLQLLLPPSSLLLPSLQLLLPPSSHLFSSSSLHPPPPPISSAPPPSSSHLFSSSSLLLLPSLQLLLPPSSLLLPSLQLLLPPPPISSAPPSSSSSHLFSSSSLHPPPPPPISSAPPPFSSHLLSNSSLQPPSSSHLFSSSSLHPPSPPISSAPPPSILLLLLPSL